TTTAATCTCAGTAGTTTAATCCCACTGGTTTACTTTTGCCTGTTTAATCCCACTAGTTTAATCCCACTGGTTTAATCTCACAAATTAAATCTCACCTGTTTAATCCCACTGGCTTGACTCTTAGTAGTTTAATCCCACTATCTTGACCCCACTCATTTAATCTCAGTAGTTTATTCCCACTGGTTTAATCTCAGTGGTTTAATCTCAGTAGTTTATTGCCGCTGGTTTAATCTCAGTAGTTTATTCCCACTGTTTTAATCTCAGTGGTTTAATCTCAGTGGTTTAATCCCACTGGTTTAATCTCAGTAGTTTATTCCCACTGGTTTAATCTCAGTGGTTTAATCTCGTTGATTTAATCTCACTGATTTAATCCCACTGGTTTAATCTCACTGATTTAATCCCACTGGTTTAAAAATCAATGGCTTTAATCACGTTGATAACACAAGTTTAATATATTTTGCTATCACTTGTTTCGATTTCTGGTAGATCTCAATGGTTTAATCTGATCATGTGAAGATCATCGGTGTAATCTCACTGGTTTAAATCTTACAGATTGTCCCCACAGGTTTGATCTGACTGGTTTAATCTGAAACCACGGGTTTGTATGATTTTGCTGTCCTGTAACCATCCATCTGCACTGGATCATTCAAGTCAAATGTTGCTCTTTTCTTCAGAATCTCCTGCTCTGGAGTCATTGGCATGCCGTAAcgactacatcacacacatccgCTGTAGCTGGACAGAAGTCAACggtcttcctctttctcttttccaccTGGACGAGGATGAGCACAGGTGAGAACACCTCACACCCTGAGAGCACTCTTCTGGTCTGAACGTGTTCAGATGCCATCATGAGGAATTGGATTTCTGTGAATCAGAGTGTCGGCCTGTGTCCCCGGTCCTCCGACGGCCCAGAATGCATCGGGAGTAAAGAGATCACAGTGTCGATACAACACTTCGCTGTTTGCCATCGGCTTCGATGATGTGTTCTTCTTTTACACGCCGCACGCTCAGGGCCTTTCAGGAAGCGTGAGGCTCACACGGCACGGTCAGTACACccacactgctgctgttacaCCAACACTCCATAAACCTTAGCATTAGCAAGAAAACCTACACTTTAGACGTGCAATGATGTAATAAACCAGTGTACAGGTCCAGATTATGGCCTCCAGTTTAAACTGGGATCATGTGACATCGCCATTAGCTTGAATTTCCTTTCATTTGAGTAGTTAGTCCAGTGTTAGCTGCCCTGTTAGCATAAGCTACTTAACAGAAAATGGACAAAATGGCATCATGTAGCGCTACTGCATGCTTCTTTACTTGTAAACAACGTTAGCCAAAACTAAAAGAAGCAAACTGCCTCATGATGTAGGAAACATCACAGCAGACTGGACAGATGTTCAGCTGGTCTCGAAACCGTCCTCGACTCACACCTTTAACCCGAGAACTTCACATCAGACCGTAAGTATTAGCACTGTTTAATCCTGTTTAATAGCCATGTTCGTAGTTTAGCCAGATTAAATGTTAGCCATTATATAAGAGTATATGTAatgtgctagctagctagtcaaCTAGGCTAGCTTGATACTGTTGACCACACTGTTGACACTGACCTCACAGAAAGGGTCAAACCGCCTTTTCGGTATCCgagtgacacacaaacaccccgtCCCCTGACTTCCTCTTTCACATCTCCGCCCTTTTTCCTTCCCTGTACTTCATGGTATAATGCTATGAAATTTTGGGAAGTTCTGGGCGTGATGTGagagatgaggagtgatgagtcaTGAGCAGGGTCATGAGCAGTCATGAGGAGGGTTCTGGATATTCAGGAAAAGCAGGGCAAACAAATCAGTAGTTTGGATCAGGGAACTACAAACAAGCTGAAATGAGCGAATATCCATGTTATTTAAAGGCGGCGTCTTGACTGAGGGAAACGTTGCTTGCGATCGGTCATATGATGCGGCTTGTAGTTTGTTGTCCGGCTAGGAATCATGGTCATATTCAGTTGAAACTTGAATTTTTTTCAGGCTGGTGAACTGAGAGAGGACGACAGGAAGAGTCTGACCGTGACGCAGAACCAAAGAACAAACAACGGTTTGAATGTCATGAGTTCGACAGGTAAGCGTTAAACAATGCTACAATTAAACGAGTGTCAATAGCAAGTGTGTGACTTCCTGTGTATTGTCCAGCCTGCTGTGTCCGTCCACTTCAGTCATGTGATCAACAGAAAAGTTGATATTGTTATTGGGAGATCACgagagcaaaaacacacactctctctgtcacttgtttaaagtgtgtgtgtgtgtgtgtgtgttaggtgccCTCCCTGGCCCTTTtaacctgcagtgtgtgtatgacggCGAGCGTGAGGTGAAGTGCAAGTGGCAGATGATGAAAGAACTGGCACAGTACGTCATCTACAACCTGTCATATCGCACACATCTTCATGCaacgtgagtgtgagtgtgtgtttgtgtgtgtgtgtgagtgtgtgtgtgagtgtgtgtatgttttttttttactgtaggaTGTTTaacctgtctctctatctctctcactccctcagcTCTGAGTTGTGTTGCACTGGATtagatgctgctgctgctgctgatgatgatgaagctatCGTGAAGTTCTCCTGTTCATTCTCTATACCTGAAGCCGAAACGCTGCTCCTGGCTCTCCATACACACCCCAGGACCAAAGTCTTCCAGTCGCACAAACACAGTATGTAGCATTCAGACAAGTGCCAaattaaagaaaacaacaacaacaaaatgtgtgtgtgtgttgtgtagttgaaCCTCCAGCTCCAGTGGACATGCGTGTTGAGTTGATGGGAGACGACTGGGTCCTGAATTGGACTCTTCCTAAATATCGGACCATCCCAATAACCTCTGAGTTTAGATACTGGAGCAGCACCTCacccgtgagtgtgtgtgtgtgtgtgtgtgtgtgtgtaggtgtgtgtgtgggtgtgtgggtgtgggtgttaTGATGAATTCTTTACTTTTACTCTTTATTTTGCCCCTCTGTATTAAaatatgagagaaaaaaaaattcaaaagtataaaaaaattacacacagaaaagaggaaggaaagaaaatctGGCAACAAAACAGGAATGAACGCCTGGGAAATACCTCGTGATTTCCACGTAGTCAGAACATTGCACTGTTGCTAAGAAAAAGGGAAATTTGGACGATCCCATGTCGGAGATGATTaatgagttagttagctagggCTAGATTTCTCAAAAGTATTGAGCATAGCAACTTTCCTCACAGATTCTGTGGTAAATTACTAAGAAAAGACTCCCTACTGCTAACATTACACCTAGCATCAGCTGCTAACTGAATATTGTTGCTAGGCTAATCTTACAGACGAGTATAGCTAGGTTAGGTAGCGTAGAGCTGGTAAATTATTTATTGACAATCCGAACTGTCACAAATATCAACGTTTTCCTCAGATGTCATgggttttcttaaaaaaaaaactttccctACCCCTACAATTATGCTGTAGTTATATTTAGCATTGGCTGCTAACTGAACACTGTTAATAGGCTACTCTGAAGGATAGATACATTCGGATAGGAACATTGATCAAATGTTTCAAATTTTACCTCAGATGACAATGACAAAGTCTGTCTTCTACTAAAACTACATATATAGCATGAGGTGCTAACTGAAcattgttgctaggcaactctACAGGACATAATGAGCATAACTAGTTAGTTAAATGAGTTATCTGGATGATGTAAAGGCGCAGCAACATTAGAAACCTGACAAAACTATCAGAAAtctcaacatttacctcagatatgaAGTCAATCACTGGCTTTTAGCTTAGGCTGCTAACTGAACACTTGATAGACGAAGGAAAGACGATGAGCAAAGATAGCTAGCACTGAGTTAGCATAGTgactgaaaaaacaacacaaaactagCTGGAAtctcaacatttacctcagattttACCTAATTTCCTGACTTAGCAACCGATCAATGTTGGTAGTCGAAGGAAAGAtggcaaacaaaaataaacaacacaaatcacaaaacaaaCCTTTACCTCAgatatgatgtcatttcctgacTCCACAGGAGTTAGCCGAGACGCTTCGCCTCCATCCaggtgtgagcgtgtgtgtcatAGCGGAAAGTTCTCTGCGTTCTTCCACCAGTTACCTTGCTCAGGTGCGCTGCAGCGTGAGTCCACAGAGGGGTCAAGGGTCACGGTATGCTGGCTATCCTTCAGACTGGACCAAACCTGTTCACTGGACCACACGGGCAGGtgcgacaacacacacacacacacacagtatattttatatctttatatgtgatgtgatatggtgtgtgtgtgtgtgtagctccagCATCAGTTTCAGTCTGGATGTATTTCCTCTTGTCAGTGAGTGTGATCGTGGCCCTCATACTTATGTACCTCATTTTGCTGGCATTtcgcaggtgacacacacacacacacacacacacttttcatagATTAAATGTGCTAATATGTATTGCAACTAattttactgtacacacacacatagtttcAGTCTtactttttttgtctctctcttcacttttgctgtctgtctctctctctctctctctctctctcttgtatcggtctctctctttctcctttttttttcttatgatCTGTGtttctcactctgtcactctgtcacttTGTCcgttgttctctctctctatctctcactctctgtgtctctctcacacactctctctctctttctcactctttctctctctctctctctctgtcaggagGTTTAGAGTGTGGGAGGTGTCTCTTCCCTCTCCTTTCAAGAGTAAACTGATGGAGACAGTTTGCcaggtcactcacacacacacacacacacacaaacacacacatcttgttAAATTTATATAGGTGGTGTGGCACTGTTAATTCTTGCCTTCCCCTAACAACTAACACATAATATACACTCTCCACTTaagagtgcaaaagtttgtacaccctcaTTATGAAGCCATCTGTAACCATCacgtatatatttattattacttactTTTATATTAATACAACATCCAGTATAAGAAAGTTTGTCCAGAGgctgtgattagtgtgattaagttgaagctgatctgtttgagaAGAGTGTACTGATGAGGTGCTGAGAGATCTGGACATACTAGTGGACTAAAGCGCCACTGCATCATTCTCTTTCAGTACAGTAATCTAGATGTTTTAACACTCTTTGCTCCTCCAGGTTCACACTGAGGAGCTGCTCTGTTACGCGGAGATGGATGATCCCTGTCTGAGCCGAGTGTGTGTCCTGGAGAACGTACAGCTGAATCTCCACAAAGTGTGAGTTTACacagcatttttattattactagcCTTGCATGAATGTATTACTTGTAATGACTAATAATGACCACTAGGTGGCAGCTGAATCAAAtagttgttatatatatatatatatacactatattgccaaaagtattcactcacccatccaaataatcagaatcaggtgttccaatcacttccatggccacaggtgtataaaatcaagcacctaggcatgcagactgtttttacaaacatttgtgaaagaatgggtcgctctcaggagctcagtgaattccagcgtggaactgtgataggatgccacctgtgcaacaaatccagtcgtgaaatttcctcgctcctaaatattccacagtcaactgtcagctgtattataagaacgtggaagtgtttgggaacgacagcaactcagccacgaagtggtaggccacgtaaactgacggagcggggtcagcggatgctgaggcgcatagtgcgaagaggtcgccaactttctgcagagtcaatcgctacagacctccaaacttcatgtggccttcagattagctcaagaacagtgcgcagagagcttcatggaatgggtttccatggccgagcagctgcatccaagccatacatcaccaagtgcaatgcaaagcgtcggatgcagtggtgtaaagcacgccgccactggactctagagcagtggagacacgttctctggagtgacgaatcgcgcttctccatctggcaatctgatggacgagtctgggtttggcggttgccaggagaacggtacttgtctaaatgcattgtgccaagtgtaaagtttggtggaggggggattatggtgtggggttgtttttcaggagctgggcttggccccttagttccagtgaaaggaactctgaatgcttcagcataccaagacattttggacaattccatgctcccaactttgtgggaacagtttggagctggccccttcctcttccaacatgactgtgcaccagtgcacaaagcaaggtccataaagacatggatgacagagtctggtgtggatgaacttgactggcctgcacagagtcctgacctcaaccccatagaacacctttgggatgaattagagcggagactgagagccaggccttctcgtccaacatcagtgtgtgacctcacaaatgcgcttctggaagaatggtcaaaaattcccataaacacactcctaaaccttgtggacagccttcccagaagagttgaagctgttatagctgcaaagggtggaccaacgtcatattgaaccctatggattaggaatgggatgtcacttaagttcatatgcgagtcaaggcaggtgagcgaatacttttggcaatatagtgtatatatatatatatatatatatatatatatatatatatgacctaaataaaacacaccataCATTTTACAGCAGTCTCACatcatttagaaaataaatatcacTTTGAAGCAGATTTGTAAGTCCACTCAGTTGATCTACAGTGTGCTACTGATAAAATGTTCCTCATGGATGCTTTAAACGATGTTCAGGAAGTAGCAGGACGACACAGAAGGCTGTGTCCTAATTGATTAATTTTCCCTTTTAAGGGTGTGTCCTTAGCCTTGTTCATGAGGACACTTCAGATATGTTTCaggattaaattaaaataatgatttaatgTTAATACTGATTTAAATCTTATGTTATTCCTCTCAGTGATCAGGGACATGATGACGTCACAATGCTCCATGCTGCTTTCTGCGATGGAACGAACCACTACACTTCCCAAGAGGGGAGAGCTGCGTCTGAATTTACTACACTAATGTGGCACTGCCCTTCATTTCCACCATGTTCTGAGCACACAGGATTTGAAGCTTTAATGTGCGATGACAGACTTACTCTCCTCACCTCTGCTTCCCAAAATACTCTTCATCCATGCTCAGAAGGATACCAGCGGAACCCTGCGTTGTCTTCTTCAGATGTTTAAATTGGTGCTTTTGGAATTAAGatatgtttttaatgatttatgttCCCTTTTTCCAATCCAGtcctgtatatatttctttaaagtttTTCTACAACCAGGGCTCTACCACTGTAGATATTTAGGGAGACATGGTAATTAAATATGGCCAAATCCCCCCCCCcatatatttgatatttttgatGATGTTGTTCTGCACTCCATTACTCACTGCTGTGTATGTTGTTAGGATGACAAAAagttaaatacatacatacttaGATACATTTTTAGGACTAAGTGAGTCCTGGCCAGATAAAAtcataataaactaaaaataatttttaaaaaaatcataataaactAGATGACTCTATCCAAGCAGAATCATAATCTAAATGACTCTTGGTTGAAAATAGAATCAAGTGCTAAATGACTCTATCCAAGCAGAATCATAATCTAAATGACTCTGTCCAGTTAGAATCATAATCTAAATGACTCTTGGTCGAAAATAGAATCAAGTATTAAATGACTCTATTTGAACAGAATCATAATCTAAATGACTCTTGGTTGAAAATAGAATCAAGTGCTAAATGACTCTATCCAAGCAGAGTCATCAGCCAAATGACTCTATCCAAGCAGAGTCATAATCCAAATGACTCTCGGTCGAAAATAGAATCAAGTACTAGATGACTCTATCCAAGCAGAGTCATCAGCTAAATGATTCTATTCAAACAGAATCATAATCTAAATGACTCTTGGTCGAAAATAGAATCAAGTGCTAAATGACTCTATCCAAGCAGAGTCATAATCCAAATGACTCTTGGTCGAAAATAGAATCAAGTACTAGATGACTCTATCCAAGCAGAGTCATCAGCTAAATGATTCTATTCAAACAGAATCATAATCTAAATGACTCTTGGTCGAAAATAGAATCAAGTGCTAAATGACTCTATCCAAGCAGAGTCATAATCCAAATGACTCTCGGTCGAAAATAGAATCAAGTGCTAAATGACTCTATCCAAACAGAATCATGATCTAAATGACTCTTGGTCGTGAATAGAATCAAGTGCTAAATGACTCTATCCAAGCAGAATCATAATCTAAATGACTCTGTCCAATTAGAATCATAATCTAAATGACTCTTGGTCGAAAATAGAATCAAGTATTAAATGACTCTATTTGAACAGAATCATAATCTAAATGACTCTTGGTCAAAAATAGAATCAAGTACTAAATGACTCTATCCAAGCAGAGTCATCAGCTAAATGACTCTATTCAAACAGAATCATAATCTAAATGACTCTTGGTCAAAAATAGAATCAAGTACTAAATGACTCTATCCAAGCAGAGTCATCAGCTAAATGACTCTATTCAAACAGAATCATAATCTAAATGACTCTTGGTCAAAAATAGAATCAAGTGCTAAATGACTCTATCCAAGCAGAGTCATTAGCTAAATGACTCTATTCAAACAGAATCATAATCTAAATGACTCTTGGTTGAAAATAGAATCAAGTGCTAAATGACTCTATCCAAACAGAATCATAATCTAAATGACTCTTGGTCATAAATAGAATCAAGTACTAGATGACTCTATCCAAACAGAATCATAATCTAAATGACTCTTGGTTGAAAATAGAATCAAGTGCTAAATGACTCTATCCAAACAGAATCATAATCTAAATGACTCTTGGTTGAAAATAGAATCAAGTGCTAAATGACTCTATCCAAACAGAATCATAATCTAAATGACTCTTGGTCATAAATAGAATCAAGTACTAGATGACTATCCAAACAGAATCATAATCTAAATGACTCTTGGTTGAAAATAGAATCAAGTGCTAAATGACTCTATCCAAACAGAATCATAATCTAAATGACTCTTGGTCGTGAATAGAATCAAGTACTAGATGACTCTATCTATGACTATCAGCTAAatcacaaataaagaaaaacaaacaaaaaacaccaagaaaaatattttacagacaCAGAGTGTTATTCCACAAGTCtatagaaagagaagaaaatatcattttaaatcatGTGTACTTTAGCTTTACTGCTAACTAATTAGCATGTTATGATTAGCACGTTCACTAATTAGCATGCTACGAGCACAAACGGTTAATGAGACAAACACTTATTAGGGTTTTAGTGCTGAAGTTGAGTAACATTATCATTTCTCTCttacaataaacacaatttTGTGAACGTGAACgtttctttaaaacaaaaaacgcGCTAAAACGCAGAAAGTAAATGAGGGagtgtccactagagggcagcactGCACTGTGTTATTGATCAACTGAGCTGACGGGGTtcattcctgcagtgtgaggcAAAGTTCTGAACACTAGTCAAGTGAAAGCCCTCGTCAGGCCTCACTGCAAGCCGTCAGTCattcgtttgtgtgtgtgtgtgtgtgtgtgtgtgtgaacctgcatttatgtgtattatgtgtaagtgtatatgGACCTGCATATGTCTGTGTTTAGAGcccgtgtgtgtgagaggaagcAGAAGGAAAACAGTGacgaaagaaacagagaaagatgtcgagagagagagagagagagagagagagacccaacAGAGAAAGacgtcgagagagagagagagagacccaacAGAGAAAGacgtcgagagagagagagagagagagagagagacccaacAGAGAAAGacgtcgagagagagagagagagagagagagagagagaccctgtgtcagtgtgtgtaacttcatcccatgtgtgtgtgtgtgtttgtgcacctGGAGCTAGATCTTGtgccaaatgtgtgtgtttgttcatgttttaACTGCACCTTTGaatttacctctctctctctctctctctctctctatgtacctctctctctctctctctttctctttctatcccTCTCTCATCATTTTTCTCAGAGTGCCCTCATGCCTGCTGCTCACACACCCTtatctcctttctctctctctctctcccctaccACTATCACTCCGacccctttctttcttcctcgcTCCATTTCGCCTGCACGTGAttatctgtctctccctctgtcactTTTTCTCTCATGTTCCATCCGTCTCGGCCCTCTGCGTTCGccctttccctttcttttgctctctatctctctctagctgtctctctgtctgtcagttttCTCTCATCATTTGTCTCGGATCACCACATCTGTCCTTGTCTGGTTCTGGCTTCgttccatcctctctctctctctctctctctctccctcaccttttctgtgtgtgtgtatgtgtgtgtgtatgtaggtgtacACACTCTGTGTGCTGTATCTAAGGCCTGTGGCCACTCAGAGCTAAAGTTAGTGTGTGGATGCAGTATTAATtcatctctcttcctctgtctcctctGTTCTTTTCCCCTCTCTATCTCTGGTGGATGTAGTTGATGAAGTGGAGCTCTTTATATAGCCACACAGAGACTGATGAGGATCATTATggccgtgtgtgtgcgtgtgtgtgtgtgtgtgtaagagagagagagcagacacaTTCATTATAACTCAGATCCCCCTTTACGCAATGATCATTAACCACTAATGTTCATTTCATCACTGCTAATGGAGCTATCATATActgtattagagagagagagagagagagagagactgaagtTATTTAGAATTATAGTCGGACTCATGTGAATGATATTAATTGTGTTGTTGGGGCAATTATTTAATGATTACATTCAGACCTAATGACTAAATGAATCTAATTGACTCCTGACTTGAAATCCAGATTTGAATAACTTTTCCTACTAACACAGTCATGAGCTAAACAACTCTTTGTACACAAAGAATCATAGAATAAAAAACTTTTGGCCTGATTATTCTTTTTGTCAAACATGGGTTAAAAGACTCCTGACTCAAACAGAATCATAGACTAAATGACTCATTTGTCCAACCAAATCATGGGCTCCTGGCCAAATTAGAAACAGGGGCTAAATGTTTCCTCTTTCTAATTGATAGCCCAAACACAGTTATGGGCTAAATAATGCATGACTCAAACAGAATAATGTACAAAATGACTCCTGACTTAAATCAGAATCATAGACTAAATGACTCCTTTGTCCAACCAAACCATGGGCTCTTGGCCAAATTAGAATCAGGGGTTAAATGTTTCACCTAGCTAAATTACTCTTTTCAAGATAAACCAGGATCTAAATGACTCCTGACCAAAACAgaacaatgaaaataaaagtaaaagaatcAAGCTCTGAAAGACTGTTGACTCAAACAGAATCATAGACTAAATGACTCCTTTCTCCAACCAAACCATGGGCACCTGGCCAAATTAGAATGAGAGGCTAAATAATTCATGCCTCAAACAGAATCATGTACAAAACCAACCAGAGTCATAAGCTAAATGATTCTGTTCAAGTAGAATCTTGGACTCTTAATTgaatcctgaaaaaaaaaaacagcataatGATCTGAATGACTCTTCTACTTTGTTCATAGAGAATCATGCCGTAAATGATTTGTTGACCAAAACAGATTAATGAACCATCAATTCAATGGAATCATGGCTTAATTACATGTTGAACTACGTATGTGTTTGAATGAATCAATTCTGATTCACAGTTTATGTTGGTTCATTTCTGACAATCTGCTGAGTTAGTGGGTTAGTTAGACATTGAGTTAAGTACTGGGTTAATACTGggttagagagagtgagtggttaAAGACAGTAGCTGAGTGAGCAGATATAAGAGTGGAAACTTTCTAAGAAAATGTCTGTCCTCATTGCTTCATGagaaaatatgaatattaatgaaagagagggaaaaacactggaaatataaaaattctatGTTTCTAAGAAGagcttgtgtgtttaagaatgaaagaagaagaggaattaTGAATGTAAGAGGATCATCATTATTAAAATTAGATCAACGCTATAATGTGAATGAATTGGTGACACTGCATTTTTGGGCCCAGGATCACTGTACCCGAGGGCATGACAGCTAAATCCCCTCATAAGGCTTCTATCTGTTAATATCATCTGCTTCTCTGATCCAGGGTTTATATAAGGTAGAATTCATTACCCTTGGATTCACTGGaaacattttataaaagcaAAACAACCACAGTTTATAAGGCATCTATAATGCCATCTAATCTATAAAGATTGATCTTTAATTGAAGCAAATCAGATATTTAAAGCTCAATGACTCCTGGTCCAAACAGAATCATGGACTAAATGACTCCTGGTCCATAAAGAATCATGGACTAAATGACTCCTGGTCCAAACAGAATCATGGACTAAATGACTCCTGGTCCAAACAGAATCATGGACTAAATGACTCCTGATTGAAACAGAATCATGGACTAAATGACTCCTGGTCCAAACAGAATCATGGACTAAATGACTCCTGGCCCAAACAGAATCATGGACTAAATGACTCATGGTCCATAAAGAATCATGGACTAAATGACTCCTGGTCCATAAAGAATCACAGACTAAATGCATCACACagttgtcacccaaatgaggatgggttccctcttgagtctggttcctctcaaggtttcttcctcataccatctaagggagtttttccctgccacagtcgcctcagtcacctcaggcttgctcacttgggataacatctaggactgtctgtctgttcatgtttgttgttttcttatgtcatttctcatgtaaagctgctttgagacaatgctctttgttaaaagcgctatacaaataaaattgaattgaattgaattgaattaaatgactCCTGGTCCAAACAGAATCATGGACTAAATGACTCCTGGTACAAACAGAATCATAGACTTAATGACTCCTGGTCCATAAAGAATCATGGACTAAATTACTCCTGGTCCATAAAGAATCATGGACTAAATTACTCCTGGTCCAAACAGAATCATGGATTAAATGACTCCTGGTCGAAAATAGAATCATGGATTAAATGATACACTGTCCAAACAGAATCATGGACTGAATGCCCTGAATCATGAATTAATCATGAGTTAATCTTGACCGAAACACATTCAGGATCTTAACTAATCCTAACCTAGACAAAAAGTCCATGTCATATAAATCATGCCCCGAA
This genomic window from Hemibagrus wyckioides isolate EC202008001 linkage group LG27, SWU_Hwy_1.0, whole genome shotgun sequence contains:
- the LOC131347711 gene encoding cytokine receptor common subunit beta-like isoform X1; translation: MKTHIPSPASAIFLWVWCSTFPPTHGTAACPNLGPSAAESPALESLACRNDYITHIRCSWTEVNGLPLSLFHLDEDEHRVSACVPGPPTAQNASGVKRSQCRYNTSLFAIGFDDVFFFYTPHAQGLSGSVRLTRHGNITADWTDVQLVSKPSSTHTFNPRTSHQTAGELREDDRKSLTVTQNQRTNNGLNVMSSTGALPGPFNLQCVYDGEREVKCKWQMMKELAQYVIYNLSYRTHLHATSELCCTGLDAAAAADDDEAIVKFSCSFSIPEAETLLLALHTHPRTKVFQSHKHIEPPAPVDMRVELMGDDWVLNWTLPKYRTIPITSEFRYWSSTSPELAETLRLHPGVSVCVIAESSLRSSTSYLAQVRCSVSPQRGQGSRYAGYPSDWTKPVHWTTRAAPASVSVWMYFLLSVSVIVALILMYLILLAFRRRFRVWEVSLPSPFKSKLMETVCQVHTEELLCYAEMDDPCLSRVCVLENVQLNLHKVDQGHDDVTMLHAAFCDGTNHYTSQEGRAASEFTTLMWHCPSFPPCSEHTGFEALMCDDRLTLLTSASQNTLHPCSEGYQRNPALSSSDV
- the LOC131347711 gene encoding cytokine receptor common subunit beta-like isoform X2 is translated as MKTHIPSPASAIFLWVWCSTFPPTHGTAACPNLGPSAAESPALESLACRNDYITHIRCSWTEVNGLPLSLFHLDEDEHRVSACVPGPPTAQNASGVKRSQCRYNTSLFAIGFDDVFFFYTPHAQGLSGSVRLTRHGNITADWTDVQLVSKPSSTHTFNPRTSHQTAGELREDDRKSLTVTQNQRTNNGLNVMSSTGALPGPFNLQCVYDGEREVKCKWQMMKELAHSELCCTGLDAAAAADDDEAIVKFSCSFSIPEAETLLLALHTHPRTKVFQSHKHIEPPAPVDMRVELMGDDWVLNWTLPKYRTIPITSEFRYWSSTSPELAETLRLHPGVSVCVIAESSLRSSTSYLAQVRCSVSPQRGQGSRYAGYPSDWTKPVHWTTRAAPASVSVWMYFLLSVSVIVALILMYLILLAFRRRFRVWEVSLPSPFKSKLMETVCQVHTEELLCYAEMDDPCLSRVCVLENVQLNLHKVDQGHDDVTMLHAAFCDGTNHYTSQEGRAASEFTTLMWHCPSFPPCSEHTGFEALMCDDRLTLLTSASQNTLHPCSEGYQRNPALSSSDV